From Brassica oleracea var. oleracea cultivar TO1000 chromosome C3, BOL, whole genome shotgun sequence, a single genomic window includes:
- the LOC106335963 gene encoding ACT domain-containing protein ACR1 isoform X1, whose amino-acid sequence MMEIAYQPRIDSEIESLVERINPPSVCVDNDSDPNCTLVKVDSANKYGILLDMVQVLADLDLVISKSYISSDGDWFMDVFHVTDQLGNKLTDRSLILYIQQAICYSRKGGITKEMQSNLKREVQQRHVSTEHTAFEITGIDRPGLLSEISAVLSDIGCHVTAAVAWTHHERAAMVIYLEDGFNGGPIIDPIRKAQVKDHLDIVMEAHQRVGDESRVVVSVVEAKGAPVGWAHTERRLHELMYAERDYENCFGCDCCSGDRCDALWRGRCERIHVAIEACNGYSMVSVKCRDRPKLLFDTVCALKELQFVVFHAVAGARGSTAEQEYFIRKKNGCTLETEGQRERLRHCLVAAISRRASRGFKLDVRTKNKMGLLSDVTRTVRENGLSITRAEMSTQGENAVGSFYVAGVSGGEKDANAVEAVVRELHGVVVSAVRTVGMVSTRLGSSSDVEEENRAKSSIGRLLWSKLERLSTSIRR is encoded by the exons ATGATGGAGATAGCTTATCAGCCTCGGATTGATTCCGAGATAGAATCACTCGTCGAGAGAATCAATCCTCCCAG TGTTTGTGTAGACAACGACTCAGACCCTAATTGTACACTCGTTAAG GTAGATAGCGCGAATAAGTACGGGATATTACTGGACATGGTCCAGGTTTTAGCTGATCTCGATCTCGTTATCTCCAAATCTTACATCTCATCCGATGGCGACTGGTTCATGGATG TGTTTCACGTGACGGACCAACTCGGGAACAAGCTCACAGACCGAAGCCTGATTCTATACATTCAGCAG GCAATATGTTATAGTAGAAAGGGAGGCATCACAAAAGAGATGCAGAGTAATCTAAAACGTGAAGTGCAGCAGCGCCACGTGTCAACAGAGCACACGGCGTTTGAGATAACCGGAATTGACAGACCGGGTCTACTGTCTGAGATCTCTGCCGTACTTTCCGACATTGGATGTCATGTGACTGCAGCTGTTGCGTGGACCCACCACGAGCGAGCGGCTATGGTGATTTATCTAGAAGACGGGTTCAACGGTGGGCCGATTATCGACCCAATAAGAAAGGCCCAAGTGAAGGACCATCTTGATATAGTCATGGAGGCCCATCAAAGAGTCGGCGATGAGTCTCGTGTCGTCGTGAGTGTGGTCGAGGCTAAAGGAGCTCCGGTCGGATGGGCCCACACTGAGCGACGTCTTCACGAGCTAATGTACGCTGAGAGAGACTACGAGAACTGCTTTGGCTGCGACTGCTGCAGTGGAGACAG GTGTGATGCGTTGTGGAGGGGAAGATGCGAGAGGATACACGTAGCGATCGAAGCATGCAATGGTTATTCAATGGTGAGCGTTAAGTGTAGAGACAGACCAAAACTATTGTTCGACACGGTATGCGCGTTAAAGGAGTTACAATTCGTTGTGTTTCATGCCGTCGCTGGAGCAAGGGGCTCAACGGCGGAGCAAGAGTATTTCATAAGGAAGAAGAACGGGTGCACGTTAGAAACGGAAGGACAAAGGGAGAGACTAAGGCATTGTTTGGTAGCTGCGATATCGAGACGCGCTTCACGCGGGTTCAAGCTTGACGTTCGGACAAAGAACAAGATGGGTTTGTTGTCGGATGTGACGAGAACTGTGAGAGAAAACGGTTTGTCGATAACGAGAGCAGAGATGAGTACTCAAGGTGAGAATGCGGTTGGTTCGTTTTATGTTGCGGGGGTGAGCGGTGGTGAGAAGGATGCGAATGCGGTTGAAGCGGTTGTAAGAGAATTGCATGGAGTGGTTGTGTCGGCGGTTAGGACAGTTGGGATGGTGTCGACGAGGTTAGGTTCGTCAAGTGATGTGGAGGAGGAAAACAGAGCTAAGTCGTCCATCGGAAGATTGTTATGGTCGAAGTTGGAGAGGTTGTCGACGTCGATAAGACGATAA
- the LOC106335963 gene encoding ACT domain-containing protein ACR1 isoform X2, translating to MVQVLADLDLVISKSYISSDGDWFMDVFHVTDQLGNKLTDRSLILYIQQAICYSRKGGITKEMQSNLKREVQQRHVSTEHTAFEITGIDRPGLLSEISAVLSDIGCHVTAAVAWTHHERAAMVIYLEDGFNGGPIIDPIRKAQVKDHLDIVMEAHQRVGDESRVVVSVVEAKGAPVGWAHTERRLHELMYAERDYENCFGCDCCSGDRCDALWRGRCERIHVAIEACNGYSMVSVKCRDRPKLLFDTVCALKELQFVVFHAVAGARGSTAEQEYFIRKKNGCTLETEGQRERLRHCLVAAISRRASRGFKLDVRTKNKMGLLSDVTRTVRENGLSITRAEMSTQGENAVGSFYVAGVSGGEKDANAVEAVVRELHGVVVSAVRTVGMVSTRLGSSSDVEEENRAKSSIGRLLWSKLERLSTSIRR from the exons ATGGTCCAGGTTTTAGCTGATCTCGATCTCGTTATCTCCAAATCTTACATCTCATCCGATGGCGACTGGTTCATGGATG TGTTTCACGTGACGGACCAACTCGGGAACAAGCTCACAGACCGAAGCCTGATTCTATACATTCAGCAG GCAATATGTTATAGTAGAAAGGGAGGCATCACAAAAGAGATGCAGAGTAATCTAAAACGTGAAGTGCAGCAGCGCCACGTGTCAACAGAGCACACGGCGTTTGAGATAACCGGAATTGACAGACCGGGTCTACTGTCTGAGATCTCTGCCGTACTTTCCGACATTGGATGTCATGTGACTGCAGCTGTTGCGTGGACCCACCACGAGCGAGCGGCTATGGTGATTTATCTAGAAGACGGGTTCAACGGTGGGCCGATTATCGACCCAATAAGAAAGGCCCAAGTGAAGGACCATCTTGATATAGTCATGGAGGCCCATCAAAGAGTCGGCGATGAGTCTCGTGTCGTCGTGAGTGTGGTCGAGGCTAAAGGAGCTCCGGTCGGATGGGCCCACACTGAGCGACGTCTTCACGAGCTAATGTACGCTGAGAGAGACTACGAGAACTGCTTTGGCTGCGACTGCTGCAGTGGAGACAG GTGTGATGCGTTGTGGAGGGGAAGATGCGAGAGGATACACGTAGCGATCGAAGCATGCAATGGTTATTCAATGGTGAGCGTTAAGTGTAGAGACAGACCAAAACTATTGTTCGACACGGTATGCGCGTTAAAGGAGTTACAATTCGTTGTGTTTCATGCCGTCGCTGGAGCAAGGGGCTCAACGGCGGAGCAAGAGTATTTCATAAGGAAGAAGAACGGGTGCACGTTAGAAACGGAAGGACAAAGGGAGAGACTAAGGCATTGTTTGGTAGCTGCGATATCGAGACGCGCTTCACGCGGGTTCAAGCTTGACGTTCGGACAAAGAACAAGATGGGTTTGTTGTCGGATGTGACGAGAACTGTGAGAGAAAACGGTTTGTCGATAACGAGAGCAGAGATGAGTACTCAAGGTGAGAATGCGGTTGGTTCGTTTTATGTTGCGGGGGTGAGCGGTGGTGAGAAGGATGCGAATGCGGTTGAAGCGGTTGTAAGAGAATTGCATGGAGTGGTTGTGTCGGCGGTTAGGACAGTTGGGATGGTGTCGACGAGGTTAGGTTCGTCAAGTGATGTGGAGGAGGAAAACAGAGCTAAGTCGTCCATCGGAAGATTGTTATGGTCGAAGTTGGAGAGGTTGTCGACGTCGATAAGACGATAA